One segment of Candidatus Eisenbacteria bacterium DNA contains the following:
- a CDS encoding DUF4097 domain-containing protein, with product MTTRTRPTMGFLAQSIIASAFLIASPFLVASPASAGKTENFTWSTEMISDEVVPTHTLIISSPGGSITIEPSDQNIISLKATLEMVNVDKRNMDRFAQETKVTLEPRKDSYQVIVKTPESIGITLKNLPRIVRGCIEELKGGGWNYFPSAEVDLEIKIPRDMPAQIETSYGNVSVTGISGEIEIVNESGEVTLQDIGGGAKIRNSYGKVSVLHCSGDIAVINSSGEVDIEGAGGTVDVQSSYEDISVRQVSGAVILRNESGRVTAIDIGGDVQIESSYEPVRVAHVTGGATITCESGAINVLDIGGDAHIKTSYEPVELSDVKGSAGIDASNSEISVEGVLGSVDIKSSYERVHVLKVGGYCTVRTESAQVILGEITGEVNVRSSYESIEARNIGGALSIDGDSSPVIVDRVDGPLKIQNSYEYVIVKGTKSSVQITGSSSPVEISEIRAFPSDGLIDVATSYERITLYLPADPSARIRAATSDGEIESDFPMTYQKNGEWRAEMELGSGGCEITLETSGDIYIKKAH from the coding sequence CGTCGCATCCCCGGCATCAGCCGGCAAAACCGAGAATTTTACATGGAGTACCGAGATGATCAGCGATGAGGTTGTGCCGACGCATACACTTATTATATCCAGTCCCGGTGGATCCATTACGATCGAACCGAGCGATCAGAACATTATCTCATTGAAAGCGACACTCGAGATGGTCAATGTCGACAAAAGAAATATGGACCGCTTTGCACAAGAAACGAAAGTCACTCTGGAACCGCGTAAGGACAGCTATCAGGTTATTGTTAAAACTCCCGAATCGATTGGGATAACATTGAAAAATCTACCCAGAATCGTCAGGGGTTGTATTGAAGAACTCAAAGGCGGCGGGTGGAACTATTTTCCGTCGGCGGAAGTCGATTTGGAAATAAAAATTCCTCGTGACATGCCGGCGCAAATCGAAACCAGCTACGGCAACGTCTCGGTGACCGGTATCAGCGGAGAGATTGAGATTGTTAATGAAAGCGGCGAGGTCACGCTTCAAGACATTGGGGGCGGCGCCAAGATACGAAACAGCTATGGCAAAGTCAGCGTCTTACACTGCTCCGGCGATATCGCCGTCATTAATAGCAGCGGCGAAGTCGATATCGAGGGCGCCGGCGGCACCGTCGATGTTCAATCCTCCTATGAAGACATCTCCGTTCGGCAGGTCTCAGGAGCCGTCATCCTTCGCAATGAGAGCGGCCGGGTGACAGCGATCGATATCGGTGGTGATGTGCAAATTGAGAGTTCCTATGAGCCGGTGCGGGTCGCGCACGTAACCGGCGGGGCGACGATCACTTGCGAGAGCGGCGCGATCAACGTTCTGGACATCGGCGGCGACGCCCACATCAAAACCTCCTATGAACCGGTCGAGCTGAGCGATGTCAAAGGAAGCGCCGGGATCGACGCCTCGAATTCCGAGATCTCGGTCGAGGGGGTTTTGGGATCCGTCGATATTAAGTCCAGCTATGAGCGCGTTCACGTTTTGAAGGTCGGCGGATATTGCACTGTCCGAACCGAATCAGCGCAAGTGATATTGGGTGAAATCACGGGAGAGGTGAACGTCCGATCGAGCTACGAATCTATCGAAGCCCGCAATATCGGCGGCGCCCTCTCGATCGACGGAGATTCCAGCCCCGTCATCGTCGATAGGGTCGACGGACCCCTCAAGATCCAGAACAGCTATGAATACGTCATCGTGAAGGGCACGAAATCCTCGGTGCAGATCACCGGGAGCAGCAGCCCGGTTGAGATTTCTGAGATCCGCGCCTTCCCCAGCGATGGCCTGATCGATGTCGCCACATCATATGAACGAATCACCCTCTACCTCCCCGCGGATCCTTCGGCCCGCATCCGGGCTGCGACCAGCGACGGCGAGATCGAATCCGACTTCCCCATGACCTACCAGAAGAATGGGGAGTGGAGAGCGGAGATGGAGCTGGGTTCGGGAGGGTGTGAGATCACCCTTGAGACCTCAGGCGACATCTATATAAAGAAGGCTCATTGA